From the genome of Capsicum annuum cultivar UCD-10X-F1 chromosome 4, UCD10Xv1.1, whole genome shotgun sequence:
TAATTCTATCTGTGATTTTGTAGTTGATAATGCCAACTTAGACATAGTCTTATGGCATAAAATATAAGACATGATTCTACTCATGTACTTAGGAAAGCACTGCCTCTAACTAATGGTAtaacattcaaaaaaattaatgaatatgtTGTATGTCCTTGTGCAAAACAAGTCAGACTTTTTTTTCCAACTACCTATATCAAATCTACTTATACATTTGAATTGATGCATACGGATTTATGGGGACCTTATAGATTTCCCACTTTTGAAGTAAATAGATTCTTCCTAACCAGTGTTGATGACTATTCTAGAATGACTTAGATCTATCTTTTGAAACTTAAATCGGATGTGTGTGTAATACTATCTCAGTTCATTCAACTTGATAAAACTCAAATTGATAAAAACATCAAAGTCATTTTAACTAATAATGGACCTGAGTTTGTCAACTCTATATGTTCTACTTTCTGTAGCAACTAAGGGATTATTCACCAAACTACATGTGTCTACGGCCCTTACCAAAATGGAATGACTGAAATAAAGCATAGACACATTTTAGAATTCACTAGGGCCATCAGATTTCAGGGAACGGTGCCTATTAAGTTTTGGGGCTTGTGTGTTAAAGCAGTTGTGTACATTATCAATAGACTTCCCACAGCTGTGCTAAATTACATTTATCCTAATGAGAGATTGTATGGAAAGGAACCAAATATTAGTCACATGAGAACTATAGGATGCTTGTGCTATGCTAAGATAGTTTAACAATCTGATAAACTTCAACCTAGATCTAGAAAATGTATTTTGATGGGTTATTCTGATACTCAGAAAGGCTACTTATTATATGATCATACTAATAAAGTGTTTTTTGTTAATAGGGATGTAAATTTTAGAGAAGATGTATTCCCTTTTAAAGTCCTGGTGCATGACTCCCAACATTCAACTGCTACCAAACTCAATGAGACTTTAGTCAACTGGTCAAACATAGAGGTGCAAAACATACAAATCTCTCAGGATTCAGCACCAAATGAGAACACTAATGATCACATAATGCAAGAGCAGGTGCCACAGGATAATCAGATTCAAACTCCAAACACATCTCAACCACAGGCTGAAAATCAGGAACAAGCTGTGATCAGAAGGACCAACAGAAACAAAAAAACTCCACTATGGATCAAGGACTTTATTTCTCTAAACATTCATCAGAAAGAACCTTATGCTATAGGGAAATATTTGACCTATGATGCATTGTCTCCAAAGTACCAGGCATATATTGCAAAGTCATCTACAACTACAGAACTAGCTACTTACAGTGAAGTTAAGAAAGATGCAAGATGGATAGCAGCAATGAAGAAGGAGATTACAACactagaaaaaaacaaaacttgGGAGATCACTAGCTTACCTGAAGGCAAAAAACATATTGGTTACAAgtggaattttaaaataaaatacaagctACTGGTGAAATAAAAAGGTTCAAAGCTAGATTGGTTGCAGAAGGCTATAGTCAACAAGAAGAAATTGACTTTCAAGAGACTTTTTCTCCTATTATGATGATGAAAACAGTCAGAACAATACTCAAAATTATAGCTTAGAGATACTGGTACATTCGCAAGATGGATGTGTATAATGCATTTCTACAAGGTGATTAACATGAGGAGATTTACATGGACTTGCCACAGGTATTTAAGAGACAGGGGGAGAAGAAACCAGTATGCAGACTCTTAAAATCCCTATATGGTCTCAAATAGGCTCCCAGACCGTGGAAGGACAAGTTATCTGAAGCACTGACAAAAATGGGATTCAAGCAAAGTCAGTTAGATCATTCTCTATTCATAAAGCAAGACAGTAAAGGTATTACTATTATCTTAGTCTATGTATATAATATACTAATCAGAGGTGAATCCTTAAGATTGATTGAATATACCAAAGGTAGACTACAGCAAACCTTTAAATTGAAAGACCTGAGTGAACTCAAATTCTTCTTAAGGATTGAATTTGCAAGATTAAAGGAAGGTGTTCTGATGCATCAGAGAAAATATGCATTAGAACTTGTGTCTGAGCTGGGACTTGGAGCTATGAAACCTTTCACTACACCTATTGATACAAACATCAAACTGACTACTAAAGAATATGTTGATCATGTCCATAAAAGAGAGCATGTAATCGATGATCCACCAGCTTATCAGAGACTCATAGGAAAATTATTGTATCTTACAATGACCAGGCCTGATATTGCCTACAGTGTCCAAACTCTTAGTCAGTTTCTACAGCAACCAAAAAAGTCTCACATGGATGTAGTTATCAGAATAGTTAAGCACATCAAAATGAAACTTGGACAAGGAGTGCTAATGTCCAGATAGTCAAATACTGAAGTTTCAGCATACGTTGATGCAGATTGGTCATATGTCCATTCTCTAGAAAATCTATCAATAGGTACTTTGTGAAGTTTGGAGAATCTATTCTCTCCTGGAAATCTAAGAAGCAGAACACTATTTCTAGGAGCTTAGCTGAAGCAGAATGCAGAAGCTTTGCTGCAACTGTGGCTGAACTTGTCTTGTTACTTGGACTATTGAAGGAGATTGGGATTAACACTACATAACCAGCTAAGATCTATACTGATAGCAAGTCTGCCATGCAAATTGCATCTAATCCTGTATATCATGAAAGGACTAAGCACATTGAAATAGACTGCCACTTTATAAGGGACAAAATATATCAAAGACTAGTCACAGTCAACTATATTCCTACCAGTGACCAGTCTGTTGATGTATTGACTAAAGGGCTTAGCAGAGCTCAACATGAACACTTGAAATCTAAGCTAGGTACCCTTAATCTAATTGAGATCACCtaacttgagggggagtgttgaaaGGAAGGAAGTCAGCTCAGCCATTCCAACTAGCACTGTGAAAATAGTGTTAACTAACTTCCAAAAAGTAGTTAGTAACTAACTTTGTAGCTTGTAGCTTATTAAGTTACTTAAGTAGTTAGTCTCTAGAACATTCCATGATTAGCTATATATGCATGCTAAATAAACATTGTACAATAAAATATCAAGATTCAATCAATGAGATCAatctaaactcttcttctctctctttgcattcttattcttctttcttcttcttcattccatTCCAGTTTATAGAGTTCATCCATGATGAACTCTGATTAAGATCAATTTTTAAAGTAGTATAGGTATAGATTAGCATGGAATATATGTGCAACACATGTATCCAAAGACTAGTAAATAAATCATTGTGTTTTACTATTTAGTAAAAGAATGTTATAAGCATGCACTTTGATCGGTTAAAACAACTTACAAATGGGGTTTGGAGATGGTGCCTATATCTTTATGGTATAAAAATATTGCTTCGAACAAACCTTGGACTCAggaaaaaaaatggaagaagacTGATGAGAAATTCTGGCGGGTGAAAATTTGTACTACTTTAATAAATTGAGATAGAAGTTAAACACCAATATTTAAAGATACTCCTAGAAAAATTCTCAGGGTGGTTTTATAGTGTCGATTATGGGTTCATTTGAACATAATTAAGTTTGTCGAAGATTGggtttatatatttaaaaatattggtgTAATATACTACAATAATTAACTTAcagttgaaaatataaaaagtgaagaaaataaaataatcctctTCTCGGCTGAGGCACAagtatctcgctctctttaagaagattcaagcccactgcggcataatctacaccgatgCAACAATATATCTCTTGATGtatcccctccaggatacaacagtccatcaatgatgtacaactcaagcaactccggattagttgaagGGTCCAACGTTCCACCACCAGAATACCTTCCTTCAACATGTTAAaactctctttgtatagtgaaaatagttaaagacttagaatatttttctttgtctcaactctctctttcactaatataattactctcttttgtatagtgaatatagcgaagacttagaatattttctatgtcagacttagaatattttctatgtctcaactctctctttcacttatcatcttttttttatcaCTCATAATATACTACAACTCATCTCTTTCATATATTCTCCAACAAAAGGAAGTAAACACCATTTATATTGGTGTAGTATTCTTCCATCCAGTAAATGGGGGAGTAGTGGATATTAAGTGAGGAAGATGAATATTTTAGGAGTTTCAGATGTTATATTAGTTACAATAcataaagaggtagaataatggtAGAATTTACAAGAAACTTATGGCCACATTCTTACCACTAACTCATAAGATtaaagatataataaaataatgtgaTATATAGTGGACAAATAAAGTGTTAGAAGTTACAAcagttatcaaatataatgaCACCACTTTCTTCACTTTATGTCCATTAATTATCatgcaatttaattttaatattaaaatataccAATACAAAGTTGAAATGATTTCTTTCATGAATCAACTTATATACCTTGATGCCATTATAgaaatttataaatttcaaatgtTGAATTATAGCAAACTATTGGAGACTGACAAATGAAATGATAAGAGGTGTAACTTTATCTCTGTTTTTCATTGTTTGAACTGGGAGAAGCCTCTAAatcttatttgtttattttttgttgtcagaaataaaaatttatagtcAACAATAGGAGAGTCGAAATCAAGTCGAGGGATGATGATGGCACAAGGGGAGACACTTTTGAACCCAGTACTTCCGACACAacttataatttatatatttaaaatttttcttttgcaGCAAATAGTAGATATGAGCCCATTTAGCTACTCTAATAGTCATTAGTCAAGTTGAGGGTCTTTTGATGACACAATCCAAATTGTCTCCGGACCTTTGGATGGGATGCTTATGATGATAGAGGAACTTGACAACTCCATAATGTTATCAAAAAAATGTCATATGATGGTGATTGTACCTACATTAAAAGGAGGATCACTGGAAGAGTCGATGGAATGCAAAATGAGGCCAAAATCCCCTTGAAAGGGACATGCATCCGACATGCTCTAGCAAATCAAGAGCAAGTCAAAATAGTCCACTATGCCCCTAGGGTTCACCTGATATGCATCCCATATGCTCCAGAAATGCTACAGGCGGACTGCTTTGATATTTGCCTTAAAATTGGTCACTTTTAAGTCCAAATATGTAATAATTAGCCCTAGACTATAACTAGgagcttttcttttattttagggtcacttttgaaGCTAATGAACTTATACTCTAGTAtgagtgtatgtgtgtgtgagtTTGGATTAGCTTACATTGAAACTTCATTTGGAAAGGTTGGTTTCTTGAAAATTGATTTCCTTGTGGCctacgtaagagttaggtgcttgTAGGTAATTTGAAATAAGGATTTAGGCTTAATATACCATTTATTTGCATTTTAATTTCTATCTTGTGTCTGTCTTTGTTTGCTTTCATCTatctttttatctttcatttctcatttcttagtttagttttgattcCATAGTGTAACACCCCTTATTTCAGGATAGAACAAAAATTGTCTTTTCTacgtgtagatgttccaaaagtcataaatcctatgtaaatttggtATATTAATCAATTacgtagtgtgggaacctatttgagcatgaattgagatcatagagatcccctaactcaaggtcaagttgaaagatttcctatcgttcgagttttagagAGCGTCGAAACTTGAATCAACTTCAATccaccataactccttgtatatgatgaattggtgacctactatatataaaatgaaatctctttgaattatctttccaatgatatcaatttttcctaaatccgatatcagagaaaaaagttatacccatttttctccagcatgtcagcctggaaaactaagtgatgacatttctgataacttatcatgtctgtgatggcttatcacaaaatatcatcagtCTTAGGTAGAAATCCATAAATTCTTGccccaagtgacgacatttgtgatgacttatcacaagtctgacaatttatcacaaaatgtcatcaggcttaggcagaaacacataaaatccaactcccaagtgacgacatttgtgacgacttatcacaagtctacggcttatcacaaatgtcatcagccgagattttcagtaattagGAAGccgtttagtaagggtattttagacttttccttcacctcccatGACCTAGATAATCAAAATCACGTACTTAATCATCATAAATCAGTTTAAACAACCCTTAATCCTCTTTATTCGCAAGAACAGTATTTCTTAAgatcatcttccaagaaattcaaaactccattactccttctttaagataagcaagaatctaaGATTTCTAATCTAAGAAGTTTAAGAAAGtttccaagaacatcaaattaaggtcatcctcttcaagaaagaaaccaaaaGTTTAGCATcacaatccaagaatctcaagaaaccTTTAaagatcatctcctagggtttcaaggtcaagttctctatatcaaatcaagtctattaaggtatgtggttttgaacaagaacacccttttgttcttgttcccaaaagttacttatttttgtaaagtattttgtaaactcatggagaattcctatcatgtcattatattgtgagttttatgaaactatgtcttacccaagctttgagttgtaatattattatgcatattaatgttttaaattgtcaatttatggtttaagttgcataattcaacgtctatatcctattttgagaatttcaagtcctattgttgtgaattgaaccttatggttaaagcatgagtttgagaatgagatgttagtgattttttaaagaatatcaagaagtgagttttgattgtaagttaagatagaaatctaaattcttgagtttgaagtaaagggggtgcattttggctcccattatatatatatatatatatatatatatattattgaattgttttaaggtggattttctaaagttctgagctaagtaagggagtagtatttagcaccgagttaggccatgattccgaggtctcatgcccccgtaggttcttgatataccccaagtgggttaagatagtgaacactaaagttaaggttctattagATGGCAAGGACaaaatagctctccccaacgtgggtaagacattggactccatgtaggtcacatggtttatgtcggttagaagaacctcccaaagtagtcccccactctatctaagttacaagtatatatattttgaaagctatgagtccaagatttctaaggctctcaagtgtcaaaatctttaagtttccaaagaagttcctagttttcatgagattaaagtgtatgctctgaaagatgttgttttaagactttatctatcatacaagtttgagaataaagaaggaatgcagatttagaatgaagtgcaatgactcacgtgatttacattacttgttttcttattcatgattatgatggttttaatgcaagctatgtgagtcatctatactagcaTGAATGTTTTCTATAagtatttatgatattgattatttaattgcatacactcccatatacttagtacatttccaaagtgttgatccacatatacgtctatgtgctacattgtctcataatgtaggtacaagacttagtatgcacattcagatttaGTCAGCTCGcagctttcagtcagcaggtgatgaatccttttaattcaagggtttgagccagatagacagtttgagaagttctttattttcctatttcagtcgtattaagttgggatagttgggagtcatgagccgactatctaaagtcagtactattagaggcttcataggcagtcagtagagttaatgtattcactttcagttttattttggtaaaagcagagttgtaatcttgtaaagttcagatttgtattgattaagttcaaaaaagttttatgttctcgctcattttatacagatttaagcattttattcagttgcttatgagttatgccagtagaagcattagcttggggtcacttgtgaccctaagcattgtgtgacatctcgggatccaATTTtagagtgttacaaacttggtatcagagcatagagttcaagtgtacTAGGGTGTCTGTGAATCCGTGTCTAGAAGAGTCTTGTGGAACGGTACAAAAATATTTGTACTCTTTTTCGAGAGGCTATTAGGCacttaggaaatgtctccattctttcaagtcttagactgtgctatagaaatgttctttaagaaacttatacagattctcatcttactctatccgagctatctctgccttattttcaaggtatcagaaatagtcaagcttaaatctttacagaTAATGCTTTCTCAGACAGCCTCCACAGATAGTTATCAAATTGTAAgcgagctagaaagtatcccattagtgcttttgagttttgatgattgaagtgctctattcatgatttataaaagtcgtgcactaagcccaagtaAAATGTACTtccagattcctcctcagaatctataatgtaaagctatacttccctatctatgtattattcttaagATAACATGATTATTAAGTTCTAGTTCCTCTCCAGATAACGCTCTCAGATTGTCTAGCAAGAAGCTTTAGAAGTCACACAAAGCGGCTTGAGAGTAGCATTCTAGCGTGTTATAAGTCTCTCAAGATCATAGTTATGTCCTCACTCTTATAAGTCATATAGGTAAgacagaataagatatgtattcttagatcaatgaatattgtgtgtcaagtttctgtCTCTTCTAACcttgttattattgttttttttaaaaatcaaagtctagtgaagccatgtgaggcctatttcgattcactagcaacttgttgtgcatcttgttatttttgtgttggttgaaacttatagagctacaAAAAAGTTTAGGTGTATGGATAggtggatagtaatgatgtgtagaaggaggatgtggtaatggattgtaaataagataggccatatgttTATGATCGATTATCGTTATTATGAGGTTCAAGTGGGGTAgttattcttgatattttattttatagcttccaagtgagaacaaCACTATGTATTAAGTTTGAACGATTGGTGGTCATGAAGGTGGATATGATGATTTCTTGGCTAATAatactagttatagggaagtaatataataggcttgaacagtgtatgcaagagcataAGTTTACTTGATTTATAATGAAGTTTGACATTGTATGTATGATGCAGAAGTacacccaaggtgctatggggctacattatttttttgaggattattacATGTTGTGGGGTCAGTAGTACCGTTGAAATattaggtggagaaagactagttagataatgagtaatgttcttgaaagctaagttaaggagtttgattgaagatgttgagcctttttaagtatgaatgtgattctcatggtttagaaacatAGTTTACAAGCATGATATTGGTATACTATGACGGAAGTTgtatggtccatcaaaggtttggagatacccATGCTaagcgttagaatctaagtttgaaattttgaagatttagctaataagaataagagttgaagcactagatggtgtgcactcAAACTATAGGGATGCTCATgtagattcaaagttagtaagtgttaaagtgttatatgatgactattggggctacaGAAAGATAGGGTGTAGCTCAGAAATGAGTATTAGAAGTTGGTTTTACACTTACAGGTGAAGTCATTCGGGTTAATTTCTTTTGTTCATGTGCGTTGCTATATcccaaactctagagtaaagtgattttagTTAGACTAcagtttatatagtggttcacagccttagagtgatggcttacatctaaggggaagatgatagaacaagtaaccaagtcaagccttcagattctagtagatgtaccagtaagttgtagaatagcTGTGAGAAATATTAATGCTTGACCcaatcttattttagtattttcatttgtcccaatacctactcatgccttacgttcatttccatgatcttaatttatgttcatgcatatgatagagaattatgtactctcctagttcccaaaaatgaggagttccagttctttcagtagttggaatcacattccataagttatgaacttcaaactcaggtcatgcagctcatgactcatatacttAAGCTTTATAGTATGTTGTTTCCAAGTACTCAAGCAATACTTTTAATAATCAGCGAAATTTGGATTTATATCTTGCATGTCCCTAGatcatacttctttgataagtccatgatgctatatattctattcctcaagcctcagttgagtgtcaagttattcatagtatccccTCATATTTTGggccctcatgttctaaccttctaTTACCTTTCCTTcagtcaagatagtgatgataatcAGTTGTCTGGATGGGAGAGAGAGTAATATTTCTTGTTACTGGAAGAtcgttgtatgcttattttagctaaggcagtaaattgtgaagtaagattgaagcCAAGTCTTTAATACCCATCATGGTTAGTCGAATTTTTATATGTGATGTTTGGTTAGTTGAAAtcttatgtatgtcttcttaggagtagtgcatgaaagttgttcttgatagaggtttgtcagttgtgacaaaggtattttagggaagtgtgtttagaagtgcatatgtggttatagaagtgaggcttgaacatcatgtttgtatatttagatggATGCACTGCACATTAGTAAAATGTCTAGTACGAGGTTGAATATGGTTGTTGGAGTAGTAATGAGGATTTTCAGGAGATGAGAAATTGTGAAGTGCAGGGTTTGTTTAATTACGGTTCAAACTGGTAGTATAGTGTTATGTGGTGTACCCTATGATTGTGGGTTAGGCTTCAAGATGGTGagtgaatttagtttagtttagacatgAGTAGAAGGAAATATCATCGGTCTTGttagaattagaagatgaatcaataagTATGGTTTTTAAGGTAAAGGATTAGTTGACAGAATATCTTTGAAGTGTGTCTAAGTTTTAAGTAAGGTGTTGCATTGCCTAAAGCCTAGTAAATTCTACTCCAGCTATGATTCAAAGGT
Proteins encoded in this window:
- the LOC124898041 gene encoding uncharacterized protein LOC124898041, whose amino-acid sequence is MGYSDTQKGYLLYDHTNKVFFVNRDVNFREDVFPFKVLVHDSQHSTATKLNETLVNWSNIEVQNIQISQDSAPNENTNDHIMQEQVPQDNQIQTPNTSQPQAENQEQAVIRRTNRNKKTPLWIKDFISLNIHQKEPYAIGKYLTYDALSPKYQAYIAKSSTTTELATYSEVKKDARWIAAMKKEITTLEKNKTWEITSLPEGRLQQTFKLKDLSELKFFLRIEFARLKEGVLMHQRKYALELVSELGLGAMKPFTTPIDTNIKLTTKEYVDHVHKREHVIDDPPAYQRLIGKLLYLTMTRPDIAYSVQTLSQFLQQPKKSHMDVVIRIVKHIKMKLGQGVLMYFVKFGESILSWKSKKQNTISRSLAEAECRSFAATVAELVLLLGLLKEIGINTT